The Leucobacter viscericola sequence ATTGACGATTTCCTGATTGAGCGCTTTGTCACCTGCCAGGAGCGCATGTACGAGCTCGCCGACGAGCAGCCCGAGATGAAGGAGCGCCTCTACCCGTCCGTCAAACGAATGTCCGATGCGATCCTGAAAGCCGCGTGTCTGGTGGCACTGTCGGAAGGTCGTAGGGTGCTTGAGGAAACCGACCTACTTCTTGCCATCGAACAGGGCGAAGAGTGGTTCGGAAACCTCTTGCACCTCGTAACCGCAACGGACTCATCGCCGTTCGTGCGGTCAGTCGCCAAGCTTGAGAAAGTGATTCGAAGCGCGGGCGGTGAAATGCGAATGGAGAACGTCTACCGCAGGTCGCCAATGGAAACCAAGGGCGCCACAGATACGCTGGTTGCACAGCTAGTTGCCGAGGGTAGGGCAAAGCGAGAGCTGCAGAACAACGGCGACACTCAAATACTGAAACTGATTGGAGGAGTAACATGACAACACTATTAGGCAAGGCGATAGCCGCCTACGCAGCATCGGACCTCATTGGACGACCGGAGCGGCGCGTGCTCGCGAAAGAGCTGGCGGAATTCGACGCGCTTTCAAAGAGGCAAATCGCGTCGATTGTGCGACTCGACCCGAATGAGCTGGTTGACGCCTTTGAAAAAACGGATTCGCGTGGGGGCCGGCTCAATCCCGAAACGCTCGAGATCATCGAGCAGGCATTGACCCTGCCCGAAGGTGAAGCGATCGCCCTGTACTACAAGGCGTACCAGGAGGGGACCTCCGTGGATGCGATTGCCACCCTGATCGGGCAAAGCCGAGATTACGTTTGGAATCGCATCCGCAAGCACAAGAAGGGATTGGAGACGTGAGTCGTGGCTGAAGTCGTCCCCGTGCAGGTGCATCCCTGGCCGATGACTGAAGGGCAGCTCGCGGTGCTCAAGGAGGCCAAAGCCGGAGCTGATCTCGAAATGAAGATCATCCCAACGAGGGCCGTACCTGGGCTTCATGCCCGCGTGCTCGGCCTGGGAGGTCCACCTCCGTGGGTATCAGACTGCGCATTAGTGTCAAACCCCTGTGACGTCGACTCGGTGCGCCACGCCCTGATATGGATGCTCACAGCCCCGGCCGACGACGAGCGTGGATTCATGGCGAAGGACTGGCTGGAGGCTGTTCTGGGTGATGAAATTGCAGAACTGCCAACGCCTGAGTGTAAATGCCGCTGCGGTAACAAGCTTGCCGTTCGTAACTATCATCCGCTTAATGGGTGCTGTGAACCGTGCTTTGAGGAAGGCTGCTATCTAGTTGAAGGGATGTGCTTCTGTGATTGACACCAATCTCGCTAGTCTCTGGGGCAACTGGGCCACCTACTTCAAGGAATGCCGTCGACAACACGAAGCGGGAGAGGGCGCAATCCCCGATGATGAGCCTAGCGAACTCCTTGCTCCGATGACACCAGCACTCGTTTCGGCCGCGCCATCCACCCTGCGCAGCAAGTACAAGCGCCTTGAAGCTGCGGGCTGGGAAGTGTGGGTGGAGGTGGCGATGGTTCGCACTGGTCGCACGTTCTACAGGGGAACTGACAGGGCGGGGGAGGTCAAGCTCGAACCTTGCGACGTTCAATACTGGCAACTGCGCGCCAGGCGTCGCCATGACGGAAAAATGGTGGCCGCTTTCCTGGCTACCTGGGAGTCCAAGGGTGCGAACAGGTTCGTAGATGCCTTCACCTGGGATGTTGTCACCAAAGAGAAAGTGCTCCACACGAAGCTGAAGGACATCGACCCGTGGCTGGATGTGCTCGCGCCCGTAAGAACGAAGGAGAAGGCTGCATGACAACGTTATTGACCCTCGACCCTGGGGGAACGACAGGGTACTCTCTCTGGTCGGTGAACGACTCCGACCCGATTCGCTTACTCGAGCATGGGCAGTGGCAGAGCGGGATCGACGGGGTTATCTCCAATCAGGTGGTGATCTGTAGGGCCGACATTCTCGTGAGCGAGTCATTCGTAGATGACGGACGCACGCCGAAGCCGGATGTTCAAGCACTCAGGATTGAAGGGGCTCTCATGACCATGCGGGCACTTGCTGGCCAATCTGCACCGATTTTTCAGCGAAACGTTTACAAGGCCCACGCGCCCGACGAGCTACTCAGGCGCACGGGTTATTGGAAAAAGGGTCAACCGCACGCGACTGACGCGATCCGGCATGCGATCGCATGGGCAAAAACGCGAGGGCACCGGCCAACAATCGAATCGTTGTGGCCGGTGCCCGAGATGAATTAGCTGACTAAACCTCGTCAGTAAACGGCTGAGGTATTGCGGCCCCAGTGACATCGTTCACATTGGTCAGGGCTGTAGTGAGAGCGATCGCTCCGAGTACGTCGGCGGTCTGCGAGAAGGCTCCAGCCAGTTCTGGCGATACCAGCGTGACAAAGAAGCTCGTGACCTGTGCGGCCACGCCGACGATGTAAATCGCAAGGCGAGTCTTGTGGTGGTTGGTGAGCATGGTTATTCCTTCGGTTTGTTCTTTGTTGGGTTGAGGGTGTCTTCGATGTCTTCTAGTCGGTCAGCGATCTCGTGAGTGGCTTCCGCCTGTTTCGATTTCCAACCATGCGACCAATCAAGGTGCTGGCCGAGGGTGCGTGAGAGTTCTCGAATCTCTTCACCGCGCGCGATGTCGCGATTGTCGAGACGCCCGACATCCTTCCGCAACCCTCGGATCTCGCTCATTACGGCAGTTTGATTTGCGTCAATGTTGTCGCGAAGGTTGTAAGGGGCGCCGCCCGGGAGCTTGTGATCGTTCTCGACCTGCTCCCTCACGCTCTTTACGCTCTTATGCTGGCGGGAAAGCATTGCAATCACGATCCCAGAGAGAGCTGTTGACACGACACCGCCTGCGCCGACGACGGCTATCCAGAAAGCTTCTGACATGAAGGGCTACCTAATAGATGAGGTTCAGCGTTATTCGGAGCGCCCGCCGTCCCAATAGAACTCCGTGACCTCAACCTCTTTACCGTTCTGCACTCGCGCTAGCAGTCGAACGAGCTGACCCTCTGCGAGGCGACGATTGAAGTTGATCTGGAATGACAATTTGCCGAGTGAATCGATTGTTTTACGCGGGTCGGCGATCTGCAGTCGGTTCTTGTTCTCGCCAGTCTCGCGAACTAGCTGGAAGGCGACTCGAGTTCCGGCCTCGCCTTCCATGGCGATGTTAATCGTGCCGGAGAGGAAGCCGGGGCCTCGCGCAATAGTCCTGTCGCCCCACTTGTCATCTGTCCACTTATCGCGGAACGTAATGTATTCGGTATTGCCACCCTTGATCTTCTGCGGTGCCTTTCGGCTGCTTCCGCCGGTAAATTCTTTCACGATTTCCTCCCCATTGGGTGCTGGTGCGCCGGTAGCGCCTGAAAGGATCGCATTGGCGCGATCCACGATGTTGTTGAGTTGGCCGTGCAGGAATGGGCCGGGGCACTCCGTGTAGCCGCCAGGGAGTACCTCGCGATGGCCAACCACCCGGCTGCGATCAACCCGACCCCACCCGTAACGCTTGCAGAGATCAGCCGCTAGCTGGGCCAGCTTCTCGACCTGCGCCCAGGAAACGCCCCAATCAGGGGCCCCAGTCGTGTTGACGGTCTCGACAGTAACTGAGTTCCGGTCATTGTCGTAACCTGGGGCATTCGAGGTCCAGGGACGATACTCCTCGGGAACGATGCCCACAAGATCGCCAGTTGTAAGTAGACAATAGCTTGCCGACACCTCCCGGCTGGAGGATGAGAGTACGGCAATATTGCCATCATTCGTTCCACCTGCGGTGTGATGGATGATGAGGCGATTTACGGCGCGAGGCCCGATGTCGTTGTACTTAGACGTCGGTGCCGTCCAGGCGGTGAGTGGTGAGTGGGTCATAGCCTCTGCTCTCTTTCAAAAGTTAAGTTGTGTCGCCTGAGTTCGCTTCTAAGTGGTCGATTGGGTGACGAACGCCTTCTGCGTCATCGGGAGACAATTTCTCGCGTACTCGTGGTGCCCGCAGTTCGGCGTCACTAAGGTTTTGAGCGACATGGTCACACCCCTACCACTTCACGCAAAACCAAGCGATTATTAGGGGCGGCATTGTTGTCGTTGTTCCCCGAGATTTTGTCGTTCGTAACGTAAAAATACTTACTCACGACGTCTGCGCCGACTTTCGTCAGTAGACGCACTCCATAACCGGAATAGAGCTGCACCTGGGCTTTCGAGATGAACTGATGAGTGAAGTTCACGTTGACTGCCGCACCACTTGCGTACTCGGACCAGATTAAGCAAACACCGCTGAGTTGGCTAGAAATCGATTCTGTGAGGTCGATCGACTGAATGCCATTTAGGAAAACCGAGCCGGAC is a genomic window containing:
- a CDS encoding peptidoglycan recognition protein family protein — its product is MTHSPLTAWTAPTSKYNDIGPRAVNRLIIHHTAGGTNDGNIAVLSSSSREVSASYCLLTTGDLVGIVPEEYRPWTSNAPGYDNDRNSVTVETVNTTGAPDWGVSWAQVEKLAQLAADLCKRYGWGRVDRSRVVGHREVLPGGYTECPGPFLHGQLNNIVDRANAILSGATGAPAPNGEEIVKEFTGGSSRKAPQKIKGGNTEYITFRDKWTDDKWGDRTIARGPGFLSGTINIAMEGEAGTRVAFQLVRETGENKNRLQIADPRKTIDSLGKLSFQINFNRRLAEGQLVRLLARVQNGKEVEVTEFYWDGGRSE